A genomic stretch from Coffea arabica cultivar ET-39 chromosome 10c, Coffea Arabica ET-39 HiFi, whole genome shotgun sequence includes:
- the LOC140016080 gene encoding WD40 repeat-containing protein HOS15-like isoform X1 — translation MISITSAELNYLIFRYLHEPGFTHSAFAFGYEAGISKSTIEGNLVPPGALVTFVQKGIQYLELEANLSNDNAEVDEDFQFLQPLDLITKDVHELQKIIKEKKENLQRDKPNEKEKDDLENGQEHEHEPSKEREKEKQQKEKEQEREKIDKDREREKGKEKEKVHEDLTDTKMVVDTTGTKMEMVVDTIDTKIVVDSSGPRHEEDGINGEQEPMEICASSTSLPCEISNSDVTVLEGHASEVFACAWSPEGSLLASGSGDSTARIWSIGEGQSSCSVENGAPNVLVLKHFKGRTNEKSKDVTTLDWNGEGMLLATGSYDGQARIWNRNGELVSTLNKHKGPIFSLKWNKKGDYILSGSVDKTAIVWDVKTSEWKQQFEFHSAPTLDVDWRNNVQFATCSTDTMIYVCKVGENRPIRTFSGHQAEVNAIKWDPSGSLLASCSDDATAKIWSMKQDTCLHDFRDHAREIYTVRWSPTGPGTNNPNKQLLLASASFDSTVKLWDAEVGRFLHTLNGHRDPVYSVAFSPNGEYLASGSLDKCVHIWSVKEGKIVRRYNGNGGIFEVCWNKEGNKLAACFANNVVCVIDFRM, via the exons ATGATATCTATAACTTCGGCTGAGTTAAACTACCTCATTTTCCGCTACCTTCACGAACCAG GTTTTACACATTCAGCTTTTGCTTTTGGATATGAAGCGGGAATCAGCAAGAGTACGATAGAAGGCAACTTAGTTCCTCCTGGTGCCCTTGTCACATTTGTACAAAAGGGAATTCAGTATCTTGAATTAGAAGCAAACTTGAGCAAT GACAATGCAGAAGTGGATGAAGATTTCCAGTTTCTACAACCTTTGGATCTTATTACAAAGGATGTACATGAACTACAGAAGATcataaaagagaagaaagaaaatcttCAGAGAGATAAAcctaatgaaaaggaaaaagatgatCTGGAAAATGGACAggaacatgaacatgaaccatcaaaagaaagagagaaggaaaaacaacaaaaggagaaagaacaagagagagagaagataGATAAGgatagagaaagagaaaagggaaaagaaaaagagaaggtaCACGAAGATCTCACTGATACAAAAATGGTTGTGGATACTACTGGTACAAAAATGGAAATGGTTGTGGATACTATTGACACAAAAATTGTTGTGGATTCGTCTGGTCCTAGGCATGAAGAAGATGGAATTAATGGAG AACAGGAACCAATGGAGATTTGCGCAAGTTCGACATCCTTGCCTTGTGAAATCTCGAATTCTGATGTGACGGTTTTGGAGGGTCATGCTTCTGAG GTTTTTGCTTGTGCTTGGAGTCCAGAAGGTTCACTTCTTGCATCTGG gtCTGGGGACTCTACTGCACGTATCTGGTCTATAGGAGAGGGACAAAGCAGCTGTAGCGTGGAAAATGGGGCTCCAAATGTCTTGGTGTTGAAACATTTCAAAGGTAGAACAAATGAGAAAAGCAAGGATGTCACAACATTGGATTGGAAT GGTGAGGGGATGCTACTCGCTACAGGTTCTTATGACGGCCAAGCAAGAATATGGAATAGAAATG GAGAATTGGTTAGTACTTTAAACAAACATAAAGGGCCAATCTTCTCTTTGAAGTGGAACAAGAAAGGTGATTATATTCTTAGTGGTAGCGTGGACAAAACTGCAATCGTCTGGGATGTTAAGACCAGCGAGTGGAAACAACAATTTGAATTCCATTCAG CACCCACACTTGATGTTGATTGGCGAAACAATGTTCAGTTTGCGACATGCTCCACTGATACCATGATATATGTCTGTAAAGTTGGCGAGAACCGACCTATCAGAACTTTCTCTGGGCATCAA GCTGAAGTCAATGCAATCAAGTGGGACCCCTCAGGTTCACTGCTGGCTTCATGCTCTGATGATGCCACAGCAAAG ATTTGGAGCATGAAACAGGATACATGCTTGCATGATTTTAGGGACCATGCCAGG GAGATCTACACTGTCAGATGGAGTCCTACAGGCCCGGGGACAAACAATCCCAACAAACAATTATTGCTGGCCAG TGCCTCCTTTGATTCAACGGTAAAGCTGTGGGATGCAGAAGTAGGGCGGTTTCTCCACACCTTGAACGGACACAG GGACCCTGTATATTCTGTTGCATTTAGCCCCAATGGCGAGTATCTGGCCAGTGGATCACTGGATAAATGTGTGCACATATGGTCTGTGAAGGAAGGCAAGATTGTGAGAAGATACAATGGTAATGGTGGGATTTTTGAAGTTTGTTGGAACAAGGAAGGCAACAAACTTGCTGCTTGTTTTGCAAACAATGTAGTCTGTGTTATTGATTTTCGGATGTAG
- the LOC140016080 gene encoding WD40 repeat-containing protein HOS15-like isoform X2: protein MISITSAELNYLIFRYLHEPGFTHSAFAFGYEAGISKSTIEGNLVPPGALVTFVQKGIQYLELEANLSNDNAEVDEDFQFLQPLDLITKDVHELQKIIKEKKENLQRDKPNEKEKDDLENGQEHEHEPSKEREKEKQQKEKEQEREKIDKDREREKGKEKEKVHEDLTDTKMVVDTTGTKMEMVVDTIDTKIVVDSSGPRHEEDGINGEQEPMEICASSTSLPCEISNSDVTVLEGHASEVFACAWSPEGSLLASGSGDSTARIWSIGEGQSSCSVENGAPNVLVLKHFKGRTNEKSKDVTTLDWNGEGMLLATGSYDGQARIWNRNGELVSTLNKHKGPIFSLKWNKKGDYILSGSVDKTAIVWDVKTSEWKQQFEFHSAPTLDVDWRNNVQFATCSTDTMIYVCKVGENRPIRTFSGHQIWSMKQDTCLHDFRDHAREIYTVRWSPTGPGTNNPNKQLLLASASFDSTVKLWDAEVGRFLHTLNGHRDPVYSVAFSPNGEYLASGSLDKCVHIWSVKEGKIVRRYNGNGGIFEVCWNKEGNKLAACFANNVVCVIDFRM from the exons ATGATATCTATAACTTCGGCTGAGTTAAACTACCTCATTTTCCGCTACCTTCACGAACCAG GTTTTACACATTCAGCTTTTGCTTTTGGATATGAAGCGGGAATCAGCAAGAGTACGATAGAAGGCAACTTAGTTCCTCCTGGTGCCCTTGTCACATTTGTACAAAAGGGAATTCAGTATCTTGAATTAGAAGCAAACTTGAGCAAT GACAATGCAGAAGTGGATGAAGATTTCCAGTTTCTACAACCTTTGGATCTTATTACAAAGGATGTACATGAACTACAGAAGATcataaaagagaagaaagaaaatcttCAGAGAGATAAAcctaatgaaaaggaaaaagatgatCTGGAAAATGGACAggaacatgaacatgaaccatcaaaagaaagagagaaggaaaaacaacaaaaggagaaagaacaagagagagagaagataGATAAGgatagagaaagagaaaagggaaaagaaaaagagaaggtaCACGAAGATCTCACTGATACAAAAATGGTTGTGGATACTACTGGTACAAAAATGGAAATGGTTGTGGATACTATTGACACAAAAATTGTTGTGGATTCGTCTGGTCCTAGGCATGAAGAAGATGGAATTAATGGAG AACAGGAACCAATGGAGATTTGCGCAAGTTCGACATCCTTGCCTTGTGAAATCTCGAATTCTGATGTGACGGTTTTGGAGGGTCATGCTTCTGAG GTTTTTGCTTGTGCTTGGAGTCCAGAAGGTTCACTTCTTGCATCTGG gtCTGGGGACTCTACTGCACGTATCTGGTCTATAGGAGAGGGACAAAGCAGCTGTAGCGTGGAAAATGGGGCTCCAAATGTCTTGGTGTTGAAACATTTCAAAGGTAGAACAAATGAGAAAAGCAAGGATGTCACAACATTGGATTGGAAT GGTGAGGGGATGCTACTCGCTACAGGTTCTTATGACGGCCAAGCAAGAATATGGAATAGAAATG GAGAATTGGTTAGTACTTTAAACAAACATAAAGGGCCAATCTTCTCTTTGAAGTGGAACAAGAAAGGTGATTATATTCTTAGTGGTAGCGTGGACAAAACTGCAATCGTCTGGGATGTTAAGACCAGCGAGTGGAAACAACAATTTGAATTCCATTCAG CACCCACACTTGATGTTGATTGGCGAAACAATGTTCAGTTTGCGACATGCTCCACTGATACCATGATATATGTCTGTAAAGTTGGCGAGAACCGACCTATCAGAACTTTCTCTGGGCATCAA ATTTGGAGCATGAAACAGGATACATGCTTGCATGATTTTAGGGACCATGCCAGG GAGATCTACACTGTCAGATGGAGTCCTACAGGCCCGGGGACAAACAATCCCAACAAACAATTATTGCTGGCCAG TGCCTCCTTTGATTCAACGGTAAAGCTGTGGGATGCAGAAGTAGGGCGGTTTCTCCACACCTTGAACGGACACAG GGACCCTGTATATTCTGTTGCATTTAGCCCCAATGGCGAGTATCTGGCCAGTGGATCACTGGATAAATGTGTGCACATATGGTCTGTGAAGGAAGGCAAGATTGTGAGAAGATACAATGGTAATGGTGGGATTTTTGAAGTTTGTTGGAACAAGGAAGGCAACAAACTTGCTGCTTGTTTTGCAAACAATGTAGTCTGTGTTATTGATTTTCGGATGTAG
- the LOC113711834 gene encoding G2/mitotic-specific cyclin C13-1 isoform X2, with protein sequence MADKENCVRVTRLAKKRAAEAMALASSQQQRPKKNRVVLGELKNLSGDVCSDDSQHQKQQKCRPKRKVKEQALEEKKEKFVVVVVEEDGAIDIDAKSDDPQMCRDYVSDIYQYLHKMEMEVNRRPLPDYLDKVQKDVTANMRGILVDWLVEVAEEYKLLSDTLYLTVSYIDRFLSKNAISRQRLQLLGVSSMLIASKYEEISPTHVEDFCYITDNTYTKQEVVKMEFDVLKFLKYEVGNPTIKTFLRFTRVAKEDYNNPNLQLEFLGYYLAELSLLEYGCVKYLPSLVAAAVVFLSRFTLQPELHPWNAALQQYSGYKPAELKECVQLIHDLQLGRRGSTLVAVREKYNQHMFKCVSTLSPPPEIPDTFFEDVKD encoded by the exons ATGGCGGACAAGGAGAATTGCGTGAGGGTCACTCGCTTGGCCAAGAAAAGGGCTGCTGAGGCAATGGCTCTTGCCTCTTCCCAGCAGCAGAGGCCCAAAAAGAATAGGGTTGTTTTGGGAGAGCTTAAGAATTTGTCTGGTGATGTTTGTTCAGATGATTCTCAGCATCAGAAGCAGCAGAAATGCAGGCCTAAAAGAAAGGTGAAGGAGCAGGCTttggaggagaagaaagagaagtttGTGGTTGTGGTTGTGGAGGAGGATGGTGCTATTGATATTGATGCCAAATCGGATGATCCCCAAATGTGTAGGGATTATGTTTCTGACATTTACCAATATCTTCATAAGATGGAG ATGGAGGTGAACAGAAGACCATTGCCGGATTACCTTGACAAGGTTCAGAAGGATGTAACAGCAAATATGAGAGGAATTTTGGTGGATTGGTTGGTTGAGGTGGCTGAGGAATACAAGCTTCTTTCAGATACGCTGTACTTAACTGTTTCCTATATAGATAGATTCTTATCAAAGAATGCTATCAGCAGGCAAAGGCTGCAACTTTTGGGCGTTTCTTCCATGCTTATTGCCTC GAAGTATGAAGAGATTAGTCCTACTCATGTGGAAGATTTCTGTTACATTACTGATAATACCTACACTAAGCAAGAGGTGGTGAAGATGGAATTTGACGTGCTCAAGTTCCTCAAGTATGAAGTGGGCAATCCGACAATCAAGACATTCCTTAG ATTCACCAgagtagctaaggaagattACAAT AATCCAAATTTGCAGTTGGAGTTCTTAGGCTACTACTTAGCTGAGTTAAGTTTGCTGGAGTATGGCTGTGTAAAATACCTACCATCTTTGGTTGCTGCTGCAGTCGTATTTCTCTCAAGGTTTACACTTCAGCCAGAGTTGCATCCTTGG AATGCTGCACTACAGCAATATTCAGGATATAAACCAGCAGAACTAAAGGAATGTGTCCAGCTCATACATGACCTGCAACTAGGTAGAAGGGGAAGCACTTTGGTGGCAGTGAGGGAGAAATACAATCAACATATG TTCAAATGTGTGTCAACATTATCTCCTCCCCCGGAAATACCAGACACATTCTTTGAAGATGTAAAAGATTAA
- the LOC113711834 gene encoding putative cyclin-A3-1 isoform X1 yields the protein MADKENCVRVTRLAKKRAAEAMALASSQQQRPKKNRVVLGELKNLSGDVCSDDSQHQKQQKCRPKRKVKEQALEEKKEKFVVVVVEEDGAIDIDAKSDDPQMCRDYVSDIYQYLHKMEMEVNRRPLPDYLDKVQKDVTANMRGILVDWLVEVAEEYKLLSDTLYLTVSYIDRFLSKNAISRQRLQLLGVSSMLIASKYEEISPTHVEDFCYITDNTYTKQEVVKMEFDVLKFLKYEVGNPTIKTFLRRFTRVAKEDYNNPNLQLEFLGYYLAELSLLEYGCVKYLPSLVAAAVVFLSRFTLQPELHPWNAALQQYSGYKPAELKECVQLIHDLQLGRRGSTLVAVREKYNQHMFKCVSTLSPPPEIPDTFFEDVKD from the exons ATGGCGGACAAGGAGAATTGCGTGAGGGTCACTCGCTTGGCCAAGAAAAGGGCTGCTGAGGCAATGGCTCTTGCCTCTTCCCAGCAGCAGAGGCCCAAAAAGAATAGGGTTGTTTTGGGAGAGCTTAAGAATTTGTCTGGTGATGTTTGTTCAGATGATTCTCAGCATCAGAAGCAGCAGAAATGCAGGCCTAAAAGAAAGGTGAAGGAGCAGGCTttggaggagaagaaagagaagtttGTGGTTGTGGTTGTGGAGGAGGATGGTGCTATTGATATTGATGCCAAATCGGATGATCCCCAAATGTGTAGGGATTATGTTTCTGACATTTACCAATATCTTCATAAGATGGAG ATGGAGGTGAACAGAAGACCATTGCCGGATTACCTTGACAAGGTTCAGAAGGATGTAACAGCAAATATGAGAGGAATTTTGGTGGATTGGTTGGTTGAGGTGGCTGAGGAATACAAGCTTCTTTCAGATACGCTGTACTTAACTGTTTCCTATATAGATAGATTCTTATCAAAGAATGCTATCAGCAGGCAAAGGCTGCAACTTTTGGGCGTTTCTTCCATGCTTATTGCCTC GAAGTATGAAGAGATTAGTCCTACTCATGTGGAAGATTTCTGTTACATTACTGATAATACCTACACTAAGCAAGAGGTGGTGAAGATGGAATTTGACGTGCTCAAGTTCCTCAAGTATGAAGTGGGCAATCCGACAATCAAGACATTCCTTAG AAGATTCACCAgagtagctaaggaagattACAAT AATCCAAATTTGCAGTTGGAGTTCTTAGGCTACTACTTAGCTGAGTTAAGTTTGCTGGAGTATGGCTGTGTAAAATACCTACCATCTTTGGTTGCTGCTGCAGTCGTATTTCTCTCAAGGTTTACACTTCAGCCAGAGTTGCATCCTTGG AATGCTGCACTACAGCAATATTCAGGATATAAACCAGCAGAACTAAAGGAATGTGTCCAGCTCATACATGACCTGCAACTAGGTAGAAGGGGAAGCACTTTGGTGGCAGTGAGGGAGAAATACAATCAACATATG TTCAAATGTGTGTCAACATTATCTCCTCCCCCGGAAATACCAGACACATTCTTTGAAGATGTAAAAGATTAA